The window GCGACGAAGGGAGCCACGATCAGCCCCCAGGCCAGGAGACCGCACAGCCGGTTGCCGACGGCGTGGCCCGGCGCGCCGCGCCGAAGCGCCCTCTCGGCCGCATCGGCAAGCCGGCCGAAACCGACCAGCGGATGGAACCGCGGCGGCTCGCCCAGCAGGCGATCGAGCAGCACGCCGGCCAGCGCGACAACGGCGAGGGAGAGGGAAGGGGGCATGGGATAATCAAGTTCTCGACGAGCTTGCGCATCATGCCAGAACCCACCCTTCAGGAAAGCGTCGCCCGGCAGCGGGCCGAACTGAAACAGTCCCTCGAAGACCCCCTTCGCCGGGTGGCGGAAGCCTGCGCGGCTGTCTGGAGCGACCGGGCGCGGCTCGACGAGGCGCTGAACCGGCTGTTTCCGGCGGTGCCCCACGGCCGCTATCTCTACGCCCTCGACACGGCCGGCGTGCAGGTCTCGGACAACGTCAGCCGCGACGGCCCGGTCGAAGGTGATTTCGGGCGCGACCGCTCGCACCGTCCCTATATGCGCGAGGTCCAGCCGGCCTCGGGCTTCCTGCTTTCCCGCTCCTACATCACGATGCGCGAGCGGCGGCCGGGTATTACCGCCATCCAGATCGTGCGGAACGGCCTCGGGCAGGCGCTGGGTTTCATCGGCGCCGACTTCTATCTCCAGGACCTACCCATGACGCGGGAGCGGTTCGAGGAGCGGCGCCAGTGGCGCCAGCTGCGCGGCGACCCGTCGATCCGCAGCCAGGTCTTCCACCAGACGCGCGCCGAGAGCGAAATGGACCGGCAGCTCCCCACGGTGCTGGGCGTGGTCGAGGAGCTGATGACCGACCATGGCATGCACCACATCATGCTGCATTTCTCCAGCAGCCGCGCGGTGTACTGGACGGTGGACGACCCCTGGCGCTATCGCCTGCTCGACATCCAGGCACTCACCGACCCCGACACCTGCCTCGCCTTCAGGAAGCGACCCTATCCGGCCGGCGCACTGGTGCCGAGGGAGCGCATCCGCGCCATCCTCGACGCCCTGCGTTCGCTGCGCTTCGTCGACGAGACCTTCTACCTGCGCACGGGCACGCTCAACATTTTCAACGGCATCGTCGGCCTCACCTTCTCCTGCGACGGCTCGCACTACGTGCCATGGGACGAGTTCCTGAAGATGGACGTGGCCGCCTGGCTGGGAACGGCCTGATGGCCCGCGCCCTCATGGTGCAGGGCTGCACCTCCGACGCCGGCAAGAGCGTGCTCGTCGCGGCGCTGTGCCGCATCCTGCATCGGCGCGGCTTGAAGGTCGCGCCTTTCAAGCCGCAGAACATGGCGCTCAATTCCGCAGTCACGGAAGATGGCGGCGAGATCGGCCGCGCGCAGGCGCTCCAGGCGCAGGCGGCGGGGCTGGCGCCGCGCATCGACTTCAACCCGGTGCTGCTGAAGCCCAACACCGACAAGCGCGCGCAGGTCGTCATTCACGGAAAGGCCGTCGCCGACCTGTCGGCGCGCGATTACCACGACTACAAGCGCGTGGCGATGGCCGCCGTGATGGAATCCTGGGCGCGCCTGACGGCGGAATTCGACTGGGTGGTCGTCGAAGGCGCGGGCAGCCCGGCCGAGGTGAACCTGCGCGACCGCGACATCGCCAACATGGGCTTCGCGGAAGCGGCGGACATCCCCGTGATCCTCGTCGGCGACATCGACCGCGGCGGCGTCCTGGCCCACCTCAAGGGCACACTCGACTGCCTCTCCGAGAGCGAGCGGGCGCGGGTGAAGGGGCTGGTCATCAACCGCTTCCGCGGCGACATCGGCCTCCTTGAGCCGGGTCTCGAATGGCTCGAAGCCCAGACGGGCAAGCCGGTGCTCGGCGTGGTGCCGTATCTGCACGGCCTGTTCCTCGACGCCGAGGATGCGCTGCCCCATCATTCCGAACGCGCCGGCGAGGCGAAGCTGCGCGTCGCCGCCCCTGTTTTTCCGCGCATTTCCAACGCCAACGACCTCGACCCGCTGCGACTGCATCCGGAGATCGACTTCCGCTGGGTCGGGCCGAATCAGGCATTGCCGCCCTGCGACCTCGTCATGCTGCCCGGTTCGAAGTCCGTGCAGGCCGACCTCGCCTGGCTGCGCGAACAGGGGCACGAGGCGGCGATCAAACGGCACCTGCGCTACGGCGGAAAGGTCATCGGCCTGTGCGGCGGATTCCAGATGCTCGGAAGGATGCTGCACGACCCGGCCGGCATCGAGGGCAGGCCCGGCAGCGCGCCGGGCCTGGGGCTGCTCGACTGCGAGACCACGCTCGAAGCCGAGAAGCAATTGAAGAACGTGACCGGCCGGCTGACGCTGAGCGACGCGCCGATGGCCGGCTACGAGATCCACATGGGCGTCACGCGCGGCCCCGCGCTCGACCGCTCCGCCGCGATCCTCGACGGCGGGCGCGCCGACGGCGCGATGACCGGCGACATCATCGGCACCTACTGCCACGGCCTGTTCGACCGTCCCGAGGCGCTCGCCGCGCTGCTGGCCTGGGCTGGCGCGAAGGATATTGCGCCGGTCGACCTCGCCGCGCGGCGCGAGGCCGACCTCGACCGGCTGGCCGACGCGATGGAAGCGGCGATCGACATCGAGCGGCTGACGGGGACGGCATGAAAGCCCGCATCGACTTCCCGGAGGACGGCGGGCGGCTGCGCCTCGCGTTTTCAAACCCCGTCGAGCCGCTGACGGCGCATCGCCTGGACGAAGTGGCGGCCGTCATTGCCGAGGCGGAGCGGCAGGCGCGGGCCGGCCGATGGGCGGTCGGCTTCGTCGCCTATGAAGCCGCGCCCGCATTCGATGCGGCCCTGAAAGTGCGTCCGCCCGCCGGCTTCCTTCCGCTCGCCGCCTTTGCCGTTTATGACGCGCCTTTCGCCGCGGAAATAGGGGACAGACCACGGTTTTATGAATCTCAAAACCGTGGTCTGTCCCCTATTTCCTGCTGCTGGCGCATGGAGACGCCGCGCGGGCGCGTCCTCGACGCCATCGCCGGCATCCGCCGCCGCATCGCCGAGGGTGACCTCTATCAGGTCAATCTCACGACGCGCCTGCGGGCCGCCTTCGAGGGTGACGGCGGCGCGCTGTTCGAAGCCCTGCGCGAGTCGCAGCCCGATGGCTGGTGCGCGCACCTGGAAGACGGCGGCTGGGAGGTGCTTTCAGTCTCGCCCGAACTCTTCTTCGATTGGCAGGGCGGCACGCTGACGACGCGCCCGATGAAGGGCACGGCTTCCGACGCCGCATCCGCAACCGCGATGCGGGAGTCCCCGAAGGAGCAGGCTGAGAACCTGATGATCGTCGACCTGCTGCGCAACGACCTTTCGCGCATCGCAAAGACAGGAACGGTGCAGGTGCCGCAGCTATTCGAGGTGGTGCGGCTTCCCACCGCCTGGCAGATGACATCGTCCGTGCGGTGCGAGACCCGCGCTGGCACTGGGCTGGCGGATGTGTTCGGCGCGCTGTTCCCTTGCGGCTCGGTCACGGGCGCGCCAAAGGTGGCGGCGATGGCCGCGATCGCGGAACTGGAGGATTCGCCGCGCGGCGCCTATTGCGGCGCCATCGGACTGATCCGCCCCGGCGGCCACGCGACCTTCGCGGTCGGCATTCGCACCGTCGTCCTCGATCGGTCGGCGGGCATGGCCGAATGCGGCGTCGGCAGCGGCATCGTCTTCGATTCCCATCCGGAGGACGAGTTCGACGAGTGGCTGGTCAAGCGCCGCTTCCTGCTGCGGGCCACGGCCGGGTTCGATCTGATCGAGACGCTGCGGCTGGAGGACGGCGCGTACTGGCTGAGGGATCGCCATCTGGCTCGTATGGAAGCCAGCGCGGAGTACTTCGGCTTCCCCTTCGACCGGATGCGGATCGAGGGGGAGTTGGCCGCGCAATGCGGACGGTCGGGAATATTCCGGGTACGGCTGCTGCTTGACCGGCGTGGCATGCCTCGCACGGAATGCTTCGCGCTGGAGCCGGCGCGGGAAGAGGTCATCGTCGCCCTTGCCAAGGCCCCCGTCGAAGGTGAACGGGAATTCCTGCGGCACAAGACCACGGAGCGCGGCGCCTACGGCCCCTTCGATCCCCCGGAAGGCGTCTTCGACACCCTGCTCTGGAACGCGGCGGGCGAACTCACCGAATTCACGCGCGGCAACGTGGTGGTGGAGATGGACGGCCGGCAGGTGACGCCGCCGCTTTCCTGCGGCCCGTTGCCCGGCGTGCTGCGCGCCGAGATGCTCGCACGCGGCGAGATCGCCGAGCGCGTGGTGAAAAAGGATGAACTGCCGGCGTCGACCGGGCTGTGGTTCATCAACAGCGTGCGTGGCCGGGTGAAGGCGCGGCTTGTTTGAGTTCGAGCGGCAACCCCGCCGCCACCAGCGTCACGCGCCCGCAGAGGGTGGCGACGCGCTGGTTGAGCCGGCCCTGCTCGTCGGCGAAGCGGCGGGCGAGTTCGTTCACGGGCACGATGCCGCAGCCAACCTCGTTGCTGACCAGCAGGACGCGGCCCGGCAGGCGCGGCAGGACATCGAGGAAGGCGGGCATCTCCTTCTCGAAGCAATCGGCCAGCAATATGTTGGTCAGCCAGAGGGTCAGGCAGTCGACGATGACGCAGCGGCTCGGCATGGCGTGGGCCTTCAGCGCCGCCGCCAAGCACAGCGGCTCCTCGGCGCAGGCCCATTCTTCCGGCCGCCGGGCGCGGTGGTGGGCGATGCGCGCGGCCATCTCCACGTCGCCGGGCTGGCCGGTGGCGACGTAGATGACGCCCAAGCCGGATTCGGACGCCCGCTGTTCCGCCAGGGCGCTTTTGCCCGAACGGGTGCCGCCGAGGATGAGTTCAACCATGACGGCGAGGGTATCATGCCCTCTTTTTAGCGTACGAAGAAACAGGACATGGACATCCGCATCGCCTCTCTCGATCGCTCCCTTGAATCCGCCTTGCGGAACAAGATCGACCGCAAGACCAAGCCGCCGGGCAGCCTGGGCCGGCTGGAGGAGCTGGCCCTGCAACTGGGGCTGATCCAGAATACGCTGGAGCCCTATCTCGCCTACCCCCACATGCTCGTCTGCGCCGGTGACCACGGCGCGGCGAAAGCGGGCGTATCGGCTTATCCTCAGGAAGTGACTTGGCAGATGGTGGAGAACTTCCTGACCGGGGGCGCCGCGATCAACGTGCTTTCGTGGCAGGCGGGCATGGAACTGGTGGTGGCCGACGCCGGCGTCGTGCACGATTTCGGCGCTCGCCCCGGACTCGTCGACGCCAAGGTTGCGCCGGGCACCGCCAGCTACCTCGAAGGCCCGGCCATGTCGCCTGCGCAGCGCGACGCCGCCATGGCTCAGGGTGCCGCGCTGGTGCGGGATTTCGCGCGGGCGGGTTGCAACGTGCTCGGTTTCGGCGAAATGGGCATCGGCAACACGGCCTCGGCCTCCCTCATCACCCATTGCCTGACCGGCGCGCCGCTGGCCGAGTGCGTGGGCCGGGGCACCGGGCTGGATGACGCGGGCCTCTCGCGCAAGCGGGCATTGCTGGTGCGTGCGCTGGACATATGGGATGGTCCGAAGACCGATCCGCTCGCCGTCCTCGCGCGATACGGCGGATTTGAGATCGCCATGCTGGCAGGGGCGATGCTGTCGGCGGCACAGGCGCGCATGGTGCTGCTGATCGACGGTTTCATCGCCACCTCGGCCCTGCTGGTAGCCCAAGCCCTCCAGCCGGCCGTTATCGACCACTGCGTCTTCGCGCACCGTTCCGGGGAGCCGGGCCACTCGGTGCAACTGGCTTGGCTGCACGCGCGCCCGCTGCTGGAGCTGAACATGCGCCTGGGCGAGGGCACCGGCGCGGCGCTGGCCTATCCCCTGCTGGTGGCGGCCTGCGCCTTCCTCAACGAGATGGCCAGCTTCGAATCGGCCGGCGTCACCGATAAGCCATGAAGGCGCACCTCCGCGGCCCGCTGATCGCCGTCGCCGTCGCCGCGCTCCTCGGCGCCGCCTTCTGGTGGGTTTCCCGGCCCAGGCCCGTTCCCGTCGTGCTGAAGGCGGCATCGCCAGGCCGGGTGGAGGCGACCCTCTCCAACACCCGCGCCGGCACGGTGGAAGCCTGCCAGCGCACGAAGCTCTCGACCATCCTCGGCGGCCGCATCGAAATCCTCAACGTCAAGGAAGGCGATCGGGTGAAGAAGGGCCAGCTGCTGCTCAAGCTCTGGAACGACGATCAGAAGGCCCAGCAGACCCTGGCCGACGCCCAGCTCGAACTGTCCCGCCGCCGCGTGGCCGAGGCCTGTACCGTCGCCGCCAGCGCCCGGCGCGAGGCGGATCGCACGGCGAAGCTGCGCCACGACGGCTTCGTCTCGGAAGCGAAGGAAGACGCGGCCCGCACCGAGGCCGAGGCGAAGGAGGCCGCCTGCGCGACCGCCCGCGCCGACGTCGACCAAGCGAAGGCGAAGCTCGCCGCCGTGCGCGTGGAGCAGGGGCGTGTCAGCCTGGTCGCGCCCTTCGACGGCACGGTGGCGAAGATCGTCGGCGAGGTCGGCGAATACTCGACGCCCTCGCCGCCCGGCGTGCCGACGCCGCCGGCCATCGACCTCATCGACGATTCCTGCCTTTACGTCAAGGCGCCGATGGACGAGGTGGACGCGCCGAAGATCCGCCCCGGCCAGACCGTGCGCATCCGGATCGACGCATTTCCCGGCAGGAATTTCCCCGGCCGGGTGAAGCGCGTCGCGCCCTACGTCACCGCGGTGGAAAAGCAGTCGCGCACAGTGGACGTCGAGGTGGATTTCGGAAAGCCGGACGAGGCCGGCGGCCTGCTCGTCGGCTACAGCGCCGACGTCGAGATCGTGCTGGAGTCGAAGGAAAACGCCCTGCGCGCGCCGACGGCCGCGATCCAGGAAGGCGGGCGCGTGCTGGTCCTGAAGGACGGCCTGCTGGAGGAGCGCCGCGTGAAGGCGGGGCTTTCCAACTGGGAATACACGGAGGTGCTGGAGGGGCTCGCATCCGGCGACCGCATCGTCGTCTCTCTGGAGAAGGAGGGCGTCAAGGCGGGAGTCCACGCGATGCCCGACGAGAAGGCTTCCGCGAAATAGGGCGCACGGCCCCATGTCCCAAATTGAACTCGAAGGCATCGAGCGCGTATTCACCCTCGGCGACAGCGAGGTCCATGCCCTGCGCGCCGTCGACTTCGCCGTGGCGCCGGGAGAATACGTGGCCGTCATGGGGCCGTCGGGTTCCGGCAAGTCGACGCTGCTCAACATCCTCGGCCTGCTCGACCGGCCCGACGCCGGCCGCTACCGGCTCGAGGGCCGCGACGTCACGACGCTGTCCGCCGACGAGCAGGCGCAGGTGCGCCGCGGCCGCATCGGCTTCGTCTTCCAGAGCTTCCACCTCGTGCCCCGGCTCACGGCGGCCGAGAACATCGCCCTGCCGCTGATGCTCGGCGGCGTCGCGCCCGACGAACGGGCGGCGCGCGTGGCCGACGCCCTCCGGGATTTCGGCCTGTCCGATCGCGCCGGCCACCGCCCCGACCAGCTTTCCGGCGGCCAGCGCCAGCGCGTGGCCATCGCGCGGGCCACCATCATGCGCCCGGCCATGATCCTGGCCGACGAGCCCACGGGCAATCTCGACCGCGCGACCGGCGAGGAAGTCATGCGCCTGCTCGAAAACCTCAACGCCGGCGGCGTCACCCTGATCGTCGTCACCCACGACCCCGTGCTCGGCGCCCGCGCGCGCCGGCAGGTGGCGATGGAGGACGGCCGGAAGGTGCGGGACGCGGGGAGCGCATGACGCCTTCCGACACCCTGCGCTTCGCCTCCCGCGCCGCCACCGGCTATCCGCTGCGCACGGCCCTGATGGTGCTGGCGATGAGCATCGGCGTCGCGGCCGTCGTGGTGCTCACCGCGCTGGGCGATGGGGCGCGGCGCTACGTGGTCAACGAGTTCTCGGCCATCGGCAGCAACCTCGTCATCATCCTGCCCGGCCGCTCGGAGACCGGGGGATTCAATCCCGCCAACGTCATCACCGGCACGCCGCGCGACCTCACCGTGGAGGACGCCCGCGCCATTGCGCGCAGGCCCTCGGTGGTGCGCGCCGCGCCCATCACCGTCGGCACCTCGGAGGCGGCCTGGGGCGGCAGGCTCCGGGACGTGACCATCGTCGGCACCACCGCCGACTACCTCGAAATCCGGCGCATGGAGGTGGCCCAGGGCCGCTTCCTGCCGGCCGGGGACGCGGGCCGGAGCGCCTCGGTGGCGGTGATCGGCGCGAAGATCCGCGACGAGCTGTTCGGCGCCGAGCCCGCGCTGGGCCGCATGATGCGCATCGGCGACCGCCGCGTGCGCGTCGTCGGCGTCATGGCGGCCTCGGGCCAGGGGCTGGGGTTCAACATGGACGAGATCGTCATCCTGCCGGTGGCCGTCGCCCAGTCGATGTTCAACACGAACACCCTGTTCCGCATCCTCGTCGAGGCCAGGAGCCGCGAGGCCATCGGGCATGCGCGCGAGCAGGCGCTCGAAACCGTCAAGGCGCGCCACGACGGCGAGGAGGACGTCACGGCCATCACGCAGGACGCCGTGCTGGCGACGTTCGACCGGATCCTCGGCGTGCTCACCTACGGCGTGGCCGGCATCGCGGCGATCAGCCTGGCGGTGGCCGGCATCCTCGTCATGAACGTCATGCTGGTGGCCGTAACGCAGCGCACGGGAGAGATCGGCCTGCTCAAGGCGCTGGGCGCGTCGGGGGCGGCCATCCGCAACGCATTCCTGGCGGAGGCGGCCCTGCTCTCGCTGGCGGGCGCCGCGCTGGGCTTCCTGCTGGGCGAGGGCGGCGCGCTCATTCTGCGAACCTTCCTGCCGGCGCTCCCGGCCTACCCCCCGACCTGGGCGGTCGGCGCTGCGCTGGCCACCGCGATGACCACGGGCCTCCTGTTCGGCGTCATGCCCGCCCGCCGCGCCGCACGGCTCGACCCGGTGCAGGCGCTGTCGAAGCGGTGAAAGGGTTGCAATAATCCATGGGATGGCTAACATGCTTAATATAGCCATTCCAGGGAGCTCACCATGATCACGATTACATCCGTCGAGGCGCAAAGCCGTTTCGGGGAGCTGATCGACCGTGCGCAGAGAGAACCGGTCGAAGTCACGCGGCGCGGCCGGACGGTGGCGTATGTGGTATCCGAGCCGGACATGCGCGAGCTGGCCGACATGCGCCGCCGCCGCGAGGAGGCGGCGCGCTGGTACGCGGAATATCGCCGTCAGGTGGCCGGGCGTTCCGCTGGCGAGGGGCCGGCTTTAACGGAATCCGACGTCGATCGCCTCGTGCATGAGCTTCGCTAGGCGCATCGTCTTCGATA is drawn from Candidatus Nitricoxidivorans perseverans and contains these coding sequences:
- the cobU gene encoding bifunctional adenosylcobinamide kinase/adenosylcobinamide-phosphate guanylyltransferase, whose translation is MVELILGGTRSGKSALAEQRASESGLGVIYVATGQPGDVEMAARIAHHRARRPEEWACAEEPLCLAAALKAHAMPSRCVIVDCLTLWLTNILLADCFEKEMPAFLDVLPRLPGRVLLVSNEVGCGIVPVNELARRFADEQGRLNQRVATLCGRVTLVAAGLPLELKQAAPSPGHARC
- a CDS encoding type II toxin-antitoxin system prevent-host-death family antitoxin → MITITSVEAQSRFGELIDRAQREPVEVTRRGRTVAYVVSEPDMRELADMRRRREEAARWYAEYRRQVAGRSAGEGPALTESDVDRLVHELR
- a CDS encoding ABC transporter permease; protein product: MTPSDTLRFASRAATGYPLRTALMVLAMSIGVAAVVVLTALGDGARRYVVNEFSAIGSNLVIILPGRSETGGFNPANVITGTPRDLTVEDARAIARRPSVVRAAPITVGTSEAAWGGRLRDVTIVGTTADYLEIRRMEVAQGRFLPAGDAGRSASVAVIGAKIRDELFGAEPALGRMMRIGDRRVRVVGVMAASGQGLGFNMDEIVILPVAVAQSMFNTNTLFRILVEARSREAIGHAREQALETVKARHDGEEDVTAITQDAVLATFDRILGVLTYGVAGIAAISLAVAGILVMNVMLVAVTQRTGEIGLLKALGASGAAIRNAFLAEAALLSLAGAALGFLLGEGGALILRTFLPALPAYPPTWAVGAALATAMTTGLLFGVMPARRAARLDPVQALSKR
- a CDS encoding ABC transporter ATP-binding protein yields the protein MSQIELEGIERVFTLGDSEVHALRAVDFAVAPGEYVAVMGPSGSGKSTLLNILGLLDRPDAGRYRLEGRDVTTLSADEQAQVRRGRIGFVFQSFHLVPRLTAAENIALPLMLGGVAPDERAARVADALRDFGLSDRAGHRPDQLSGGQRQRVAIARATIMRPAMILADEPTGNLDRATGEEVMRLLENLNAGGVTLIVVTHDPVLGARARRQVAMEDGRKVRDAGSA
- a CDS encoding efflux RND transporter periplasmic adaptor subunit; protein product: MKAHLRGPLIAVAVAALLGAAFWWVSRPRPVPVVLKAASPGRVEATLSNTRAGTVEACQRTKLSTILGGRIEILNVKEGDRVKKGQLLLKLWNDDQKAQQTLADAQLELSRRRVAEACTVAASARREADRTAKLRHDGFVSEAKEDAARTEAEAKEAACATARADVDQAKAKLAAVRVEQGRVSLVAPFDGTVAKIVGEVGEYSTPSPPGVPTPPAIDLIDDSCLYVKAPMDEVDAPKIRPGQTVRIRIDAFPGRNFPGRVKRVAPYVTAVEKQSRTVDVEVDFGKPDEAGGLLVGYSADVEIVLESKENALRAPTAAIQEGGRVLVLKDGLLEERRVKAGLSNWEYTEVLEGLASGDRIVVSLEKEGVKAGVHAMPDEKASAK
- a CDS encoding chorismate-binding protein encodes the protein MKARIDFPEDGGRLRLAFSNPVEPLTAHRLDEVAAVIAEAERQARAGRWAVGFVAYEAAPAFDAALKVRPPAGFLPLAAFAVYDAPFAAEIGDRPRFYESQNRGLSPISCCWRMETPRGRVLDAIAGIRRRIAEGDLYQVNLTTRLRAAFEGDGGALFEALRESQPDGWCAHLEDGGWEVLSVSPELFFDWQGGTLTTRPMKGTASDAASATAMRESPKEQAENLMIVDLLRNDLSRIAKTGTVQVPQLFEVVRLPTAWQMTSSVRCETRAGTGLADVFGALFPCGSVTGAPKVAAMAAIAELEDSPRGAYCGAIGLIRPGGHATFAVGIRTVVLDRSAGMAECGVGSGIVFDSHPEDEFDEWLVKRRFLLRATAGFDLIETLRLEDGAYWLRDRHLARMEASAEYFGFPFDRMRIEGELAAQCGRSGIFRVRLLLDRRGMPRTECFALEPAREEVIVALAKAPVEGEREFLRHKTTERGAYGPFDPPEGVFDTLLWNAAGELTEFTRGNVVVEMDGRQVTPPLSCGPLPGVLRAEMLARGEIAERVVKKDELPASTGLWFINSVRGRVKARLV
- a CDS encoding cobyric acid synthase; translated protein: MARALMVQGCTSDAGKSVLVAALCRILHRRGLKVAPFKPQNMALNSAVTEDGGEIGRAQALQAQAAGLAPRIDFNPVLLKPNTDKRAQVVIHGKAVADLSARDYHDYKRVAMAAVMESWARLTAEFDWVVVEGAGSPAEVNLRDRDIANMGFAEAADIPVILVGDIDRGGVLAHLKGTLDCLSESERARVKGLVINRFRGDIGLLEPGLEWLEAQTGKPVLGVVPYLHGLFLDAEDALPHHSERAGEAKLRVAAPVFPRISNANDLDPLRLHPEIDFRWVGPNQALPPCDLVMLPGSKSVQADLAWLREQGHEAAIKRHLRYGGKVIGLCGGFQMLGRMLHDPAGIEGRPGSAPGLGLLDCETTLEAEKQLKNVTGRLTLSDAPMAGYEIHMGVTRGPALDRSAAILDGGRADGAMTGDIIGTYCHGLFDRPEALAALLAWAGAKDIAPVDLAARREADLDRLADAMEAAIDIERLTGTA
- the cobT gene encoding nicotinate-nucleotide--dimethylbenzimidazole phosphoribosyltransferase: MDIRIASLDRSLESALRNKIDRKTKPPGSLGRLEELALQLGLIQNTLEPYLAYPHMLVCAGDHGAAKAGVSAYPQEVTWQMVENFLTGGAAINVLSWQAGMELVVADAGVVHDFGARPGLVDAKVAPGTASYLEGPAMSPAQRDAAMAQGAALVRDFARAGCNVLGFGEMGIGNTASASLITHCLTGAPLAECVGRGTGLDDAGLSRKRALLVRALDIWDGPKTDPLAVLARYGGFEIAMLAGAMLSAAQARMVLLIDGFIATSALLVAQALQPAVIDHCVFAHRSGEPGHSVQLAWLHARPLLELNMRLGEGTGAALAYPLLVAACAFLNEMASFESAGVTDKP